A portion of the Lolium rigidum isolate FL_2022 chromosome 1, APGP_CSIRO_Lrig_0.1, whole genome shotgun sequence genome contains these proteins:
- the LOC124659108 gene encoding YTH domain-containing protein ECT3-like has translation MESAHTGSERAGGSMSSPEPRMEVEQKPGLVGNTNEQAIPRKDEQAVKPTISLDSTVINLPSDVQGQAGTSNIGGEHNAAYPQHLYSPQAQPFYYQGPGYENPPNEWDVYPPYASAEGLEVGPAVVYNEDPSMMYHGGYGYDPYAPYSPISTPVPAGVSGDGQLYSPQQFSFSAPYYQQPVQPGMPYLSSPTPISQGETMMPIDPTQGAFIADTLSPNSFLFGPRPEWFRSSEGTGSFPSPAASPQPFGGVSGAFGQSNFPMASGMMSPQQKSFYGFGTPSDSYGRGFSHSGTFPHANNYGGPYPGYGLNGRSFIPIDKGRRRGRGNGMLCSCDGSLDFLNEQSRGPRATRPKKQPEDDSKDEKPSAGLDQESYNRTDFVTEYKNARFFIIKSYSEDNVHKSIKYGVWASTTNGNKKLDSAYHDVKEKEEHCPIFLLFSVNASAQFCGVAEMTGPVNFEKSVDYWQQDKWTGQFPVKWRIVKDVPNNLFRHIILENNENKPVTNSRDTQEVKLEQGLEMLKIFKDHEEDASILDDFDFYEEREKALLENKARLHQQQQISSSSVAEPKKSSTVPSELAGHITKSSSAVEPKKPLTVPTELVGHITKTFAQAVRLGETKSVSPSAEKKPAGDSSVAVKPVEVKESG, from the exons ATGGAATCGGCGCACACTGGATCGGAGAGGGCCGGCG GCTCGATGAGTTCACCGGAGCCAAGAATGGAGGTCGAGCAAAAACCTGGTCTTGTTGGTAACACTAACGAGCAG GCCATTCCTAGAAAGGATGAGCAAGCTGTTAAACCCACCATTTCACTCGATTCAACTGTTATCAATCTACCAAGTGATGTACAAGGCCAAGCTGGAACATCCAACATAGGTGGGGAACATAATGCTGCATATCCACAACACTTGTATTCTCCTCAGGCACAGCCATTCTATTACCAAG GTCCAGGATATGAGAACCCTCCAAATGAATGGGATGTATATCCTCCCTATGCGAGTGCTGAAGGATTGGAAGTGGGTCCAGCG GTTGTATACAACGAGGACCCTTCAATGATGTACCATGGTGGCTATGGCTATGATCCTTATGCTCCTTATTCTCCTATCTCGACACCGGTACCGGCTGGTGTTAGTGGAGATGGTCAGCTCTACTCCCCTCAGCAGTTCTCCTTCTCGGCTCCTTACTACCAGCAACCAGTACAACCTGGCATGCCATATTTAAGCTCTCCTACTCCAATATCACAGGGTGAGACAATGATGCCAATTGACCCAACACAAGGAGCCTTTATCGCTGACACTCTGAGTCCAAACAGCTTCCTTTTTGGGCCAAGAccag AATGGTTTAGATCGTCAGAAGGAACTGGTTCATTTCCATCACCTGCAGCTTCACCTCAACCTTTTGGTGGTGTTTCAGGGGCATTCGGACAAAGCAACTTTCCTATGGCTTCTGGAATG ATGTCCCCGCAGCAGAAGTCTTTCTATGGTTTTGGAACCCCCAGTGACTCTTATGGAAGAGGGTTCTCTCATAGTGGGACTTTCCCACACGCCAATAATTATGGGGGGCCTTACCCTGGCTATGGCCTGAATGGTAGAAGTTTTATTCCGATTGACAAAGGGCGCAGGAGAGGAAGGGGTAATGGTATGTTATGCAGTTGCGATGGTTCTCTTGACTTCCTTAATGAGCAAAGCCGGGGTCCACGCGCCACCAGGCCTAAGAAGCAACCAGAGGATGATAGTAAAGATGAGAAGCCTTCTGCTGGACTTGACCAGGAGTCATACAACAGGACTGACTTTGTTACAGAGTACAAAAATGCTAGATTTTTTATCATAAAGTCATACAGTGAAGATAATGTGCACAAGAGCATCAAATATGGTGTTTGGGCTAGCACCACAAATGGAAACAAGAAACTAGACTCGGCCTACCATGATGtgaaggagaaggaagaacaCTGTCCCATTTTTCTGTTGTTTTCG GTGAATGCTAGCGCACAGTTCTGTGGTGTTGCAGAGATGACTGGACCAGTGAATTTTGAGAAGAGTGTGGACTACTGGCAGCAAGATAAGTGGACTGGCCAGTTCCCTGTTAAGTGGCGGATAGTGAAGGATGTACCCAATAATCTCTTCCGCCATATAATTCTTGAAAACAACGAGAACAAACCTGTAACCAACAGCCGGGACACACAAGAG GTGAAACTGGAACAAGGACTAGAGATGCTGAAAATCTTCAAGGACCATGAGGAGGATGCGTCAATCCTTGATGACTTTGACTTCTACGAAGAACGTGAGAAAGCCCTGCTGGAGAATAAGGCGCGGCTGCATCAGCAGCAACAGATATCCAGCTCCAGTGTTGCTGAGCCCAAGAAGTCGTCGACTGTACCCTCTGAGCTGGCGGGTCATATCACCAAGAGTTCTAGCGCTGTGGAACCCAAGAAGCCCCTGACCGTACCCACTGAGCTGGTGGGTCATATCACCAAGACTTTTGCTCAGGCTGTGCGGCTTGGTGAAACCAAGAGTGTGAGCCCTTCAGCCGAGAAAAAGCCTGCTGGGGATTCATCTGTTGCTGTGAAGCCTGTAGAAGTCAAAGAGAGCGGCTAG